A stretch of DNA from Ranitomeya variabilis isolate aRanVar5 chromosome 1, aRanVar5.hap1, whole genome shotgun sequence:
taaatagatatggcatagacagatagatagatagatagatagatagatatgggatagatagaaaaaaggatagatagatagatagatagacagatagatagatagatagacagacagatagatagacagatagatagatagatagatagatagatagatagatagatagatagatagatagatagatagaaggtagatagatagatagatactgtagatagatactgtagatagatagatagatagatagatagatagatactgtagatagatagatagatagatagatagatagatagatagatagatagatagatagatagatactgtagatagatagataatagaaagataatagatagataatagatagattatagatagatagatagacatgagatgatagatagatagatagatagatagatagataatagatagattatagatagatagattgatagatagatagatagagagatagatagatagatagatatgagatagatagatagatagatagatagatagataatagataactaaAACATGGGGATTGTAAATGAAAACTAATAATTTTCAcactccatgaaggaggaagacaAAATATTTATCCTGCTGGGGGACGAAGAGAGCGTGATGGAGATCGTAGCGCAGTATGTGAGTTAATGCCAGAGACTgtgagaaagagaactatgatatGCCATGGAGTTCCATAACCCCCACTCTGGATGTACCCCAGCATCATACACACAGTCCTTATCCCTATTGTACACTTGTTTTGGCAAAACCAATGTGTAATTAGCTCTGCCAATATagcttctttgaatttgaatttagatagaatagatagaaagataaatggATAATAGTTAGACAATACATAGATCTCGAtgcatgatagatagataaataatagatagatagaaagatagatcaatagataaacaggagatagatagatcaatagatagatagattgattgattaatagataaataatagatgaatAGAcaaatggataatagatagatagaaagatagatagataacagatagatagataatagagatagatagatagataatagagatagatagatagatagatagatagatagatagatagatagtagagatagatagatagatagatagatagatagatagatagatagatagatagatagatagatagatagtagagatagatagatagatagatagatagatagatagatagatagatagatagatagatgtgagatagatagatagatagatagatagatagatagatagatgtgagatagatagatagatagatagatagatagatagattactgCAGGTAAAGCTATTTATATTAAATGTGTGCACTGTTAAGCAACAAATTGAGCTCTGCTATATTAACATATGGaaatcttgcattttttttttgaaaGCCACCCAGTTATTTCATAGTGATAATTCATGATAAAATCAGTTGGAAGAAGGATGTTCTGGTCTAGCCATAAGTATGTGAACCCGTGCTGACGCCCCGTCTCCAGTGTGATGGAGTACAGGACCATGGCCGTGCTTTGTGCGGCTATTACAATATGTTCACACAGTGAAATAACAATTGTGCTCAGCCCCGGCCGTATGCAGCAGCTGTCGAGTATCTGGAGCAGAGAGCTCTGCAAAGCTTGTACTCTCAGGAGATTGTGGGACAATTACATTCACATTTCTGACAAATCAAAAAGGGGGAGATAAATAAGTCAGAAATGCAATGACAAATGAGGCTTTCCTTGGATGGACCTACAAGCCATTCCCTGGTCTCCGCCACACGAGTCAGCGAGCAGCCCAGCACCCGGGTATAGTCCGGCTACCTGAAGTGCAGACAAATCGTTACTAACCTCTCACTCGGACTCGCACCTACTACCTTTCCTTAATCTACCTCCTTCTGCTGTTTACCAGGTTAGCAACATGCCATTCTAGGTAATTACCGACCCCCAATGCTCTAATGCAGAATTGGAGGAGTGTATAGTCAGAAACGCCTCCGAGCTATAGTAGGATAAACgagaggaaaaaaaaagctgtTGTGTTCTTTTATCTTAAAATCCCATCCCAGAGCAGCAGCTAATTGCACAGATGCCAACATTAAAGAGGGCAGCACTGATATAATGGACATCGCAAGAATAAATGTGCTAATTAGCATAGTCCAAAAACAACAGAATGACATAAACTTTACCAGCCTTTTTATATTATTTCAAGCCATTATCGATTCTGCGGATAAAAATGACTACAGCATGACAGAAACCTCCAATAATGTATGAAGCAGAAGGATTTCTACCTGCATTATTTCATTCGTTGTGCAGCCTAGTTTTTCGTTAATTTTGACATTTTATATTCCTAAAGAAACATCTCGACAAATATATTTTGTGTTTTCCACACCATCCTATGCAATGTAACCTGATCGACGTAGGTTTGGAATCCTGCTCACTGCAATGCTCTCATACACCAGCTTCATCCACAACTGTAGAAGAAAAATGCTGCTTACGCCTCCGCGTATAATATCTACCAGGAGATCATCACAAAAGAAAATAACTTTCAACGTTTTAATAACAGAGTTCTGAAATATTTACCTGCCAGTGAATTCATTCTTCCCTTACAGAACAATGCGCTCCCTGAAAATAGAAGAAAAAGGAAATATTCATATTGCTAAAGGGCACAATGAGATTGGTATTTTTTATTACCACTAGGAATATTATCATAAAGTAATAATGACGAGTTTCTATATATTATTTATAAGGAATCTAAATCATTGAAGGAGCATCCGATAAAAATCACAGTTTCATGTTATAAAGTCTCGtattgtagtatatatatatatatatatatatatatatataaaagcatatatctatatatatattattgatatctatatatatctatataaatatatacatatatctatacatatatctaatatatatatacatagatatattatatattatatatatattagatatacggtatatatatagatatatacatttatatatctacatatgtatctatatatggatatatatgtatatatatatatctttataaagatatatatatacccTGAACGTATGGCTGGTACAAGTTAGTGGCCGTCATTTCTGATAGTAATGGATTTTCTTATCTTCATACAGCCCCTTATTCTGGACACTGCAGAGGAACCGTATCTGCTTGTAAAAAGCTTCATGTTCCCTACTGAGACTGTTCGGTAATGCAGATGGATCGGACGCAATACACATTTCAATACAAGGACTTAGTTTAGGCATATGAGCTAAAGACAAAGACACTTAGGATGGAATAACCTTCTGTAGATCCCTCAGAAGACACAAGAACTAGACGGAGATGTCACGCGATCGCTCGTAGCGATTCAATAATATAATGCCCGTTTAGTTAAAGGGCAGTGTAACCGGTGACTTAGGTCTTACCTGatcttggcaagtcttcctccactGACAGGTTGTGCAGCGGCCAAGCGTGTGATGTCTGCTGAAATACACAGATCTTTTCCTTTGTGCTGAAGCTTAGCTCTTGAGAAAAAATACAGGGGAGATTGTGTCTGTCAATCCCCTCCCACTTTTCAGTAAACGGATCTCCTTATAAGCACAACCCATAGAGAAAGCAGAAGGGAGAGAGGGAGGgaaaaaaaatctgctgcagataCTATTAAATTTTAATGCCAAAATATCTCCAAGTCACCTTCGCGAAGGCCCGATCTATAAAATCGTTTGTACTTTGCTTGGCCGTTTTCACCCGGAGGATCTGGGAGCGTGCGCCCAATACAGTGTGCTGCTTTTCCCCAAGAATGAGTGCAGGTCATTGCATGACAATCCAAAGTAATTAGTGTCTACGTGAATAAAGGGGGACCACTGAAAAGCTTCGAATAATCAACCCATCTGTACTTTGTTGAATGGGCTGTGTCGAAAACCAGCTGCTTGCTTATTCAACAAAGAATGCCTGTCTATTATTCACCTTCTGCTGGAGCCTAGAGTTAAGTACCATCTGT
This window harbors:
- the LOC143794423 gene encoding uncharacterized protein LOC143794423, with product MTCTHSWGKAAHCIGRTLPDPPGENGQAKYKRFYRSGLREGDPFTEKWEGIDRHNLPCIFSQELSFSTKEKICVFQQTSHAWPLHNLSVEEDLPRSGSALFCKGRMNSLADDNLEIMKSHFPKLYCSSCHYEEFYLLIFRVLKVSKG